GTGAAAAAATCTTGCATTGAGTACGATTATGTTACCGAGGACTCAGAGGAAGAATCTGAAACAGTTCTTGAAAGAAGAAAAAGGAGGGAGAAGTTTTCAGCTGCGTTTTCCAATCACAAAAACAGGATGGTGAAAGTTCATAAGGGAAGGTCATTATCCAGGAAAAGTAAAAAATATGTGATAATTACTGAGAGTTCTGAAGATGATAGGAAACAACGAAGGAAGCATTCTGTTAAAAACCGAGAAGGAAGAGTGATAAGAGTGCCACTCAGTGAATCTGATGTGGAAGTAAAAAGAATCCGAAAACAAAGGGGCATTTCGAGATCTTCTCGTTACAAATACCACGTAGTTGATACAGATACTTCTATTTCCTCGGAACACTCTGAAAGTGACTCGTCTTCCTATTATGAGAGTAAAAAGCAGTATCTGAAACACAAAAGTGAAAAAAAGGCAAAAATTAGGGATAAAAGTAGATTGCATAGACCCCAGTTCTCTCAAAACGTTAGAAGGGAATATTCTCGTGGGAGAAGAGAGACGAAATTCCTTGCAGTCGACGATAATCATTATCGGGACAAAAGCAAGCGATTGTCTAGAAAGGATACTTTCAATCTGCAGAGCAAAACTAACAGGAAAAAGGAAAAATTTAGAGATATTGCACATGACATTTCTTCGTCTACGATAGAATCTACAAAAACGACAAAAGTTGTAGATTTACTATCCGAAATTCGTAATTTACTGACGGTTCAAAAAAAGGAAGATTCAAAAGGTAAGAACATCGTTCCGGAGATTACAAATGTAGCAAACCATGATACAATCGACAATATGAATAGAAAGGAGATGGATTTTCCTGTTGAGGCAAAAAAGGCAGATATGAGTACTaatcaaaatctgaaaaaaactaAGAGTGATGATGCTGACGCTAGCAATAAGATAGACATTAATACTAATGAAAATGTGGTAAAAACTAAAAAAACGCATAATTCCGACATTGTCAATAAGGCACACGTTAAAActaatgaaaatctgaataaaATCAAAGGAGATGACACTGATGTGATCAGTAGGACACATATTACTACTaacgaaaatgtgaaaaaagcTAAAAGGGACAATGCCGACATCATCAATAAGACACACATAAATACTgatgaaaatcttaaaaaaGTTAAAAGAGATAATGTCGACATGATCACTAAGAGGCTCGTTAAAACtggtgaaaatttgaataaaattaaagGAGACGATGCTGGTGTGATCAATGAGACACACGTTAATGATGAGCCGAATCAAAATGAATTAGAACCTCCACTAACACCTTTGCTTCTGAAGCTGAATAAGGTCATTAAAGATGAAGACTTGCAATTTTACAGAGTCCGTATGGATCTGTTACGAGAACACAACAACAAGACAAAGAGAAAACTTTTGAGGAAAATAGCGAGACAACCAAATTCCTTCGAATACAATAAAAAGGCGAAGATTTCGCTTTTTCGCAATAACAAGCGTtgtaaaaaaaagaaatatgttTGTAGAAAAAAACTCGACGACGTTCTGGCTTCCCTATCGAAAAATAGCGCAAAGAAAAATAGGAGAACGAATACTATTGGTGTGCAGACGTCTCTGATTAAAACGCTGGAGGATTCACAACCGAACGTCCGAGTAACTCGGTCGAAGGATTCACCTAAATCGGCGGAGCCTAACGCGGTGgagcataaaaaaaattccccACTCGTGAAATCGCCCTCCGAGAAAAATTACCTGGAGAAACTTAGGGCGGAGTATATCAGTGATTCTTTTGAAGTTTCCGTCGTCAGTACGGGGGCCCAATCTTGCGAACAGAACGTGATCATACTGCAGAATTTGACTGTTCAGAAAAAGCGAACAGAAGACGATGTGGTTTCTTCTGAAGACGGTGAAAAAGTGACAGGGGAGTTGTTGACGAAGAACAAACCGAGAATTCCGATACACTGGGCGCCATTGCCTTGCAACGTCGACGACAGTTCATCGGAAAATTTCAACGAGGATCTGGAATTAACACAGTCTGTTACCTCAACTGAATCAACTTATACTCCTGCTATAATAATGGGGAAGGATGCGATGAAACCTGCCAAAGTAGATAGAGCAGAGGATGCACTGGAATTTTCTAAAGGAAGATCGCCACAAGACAAATTAGGCAAAAAAGGTAAAGGTGGAAAGGAAAATCAGAAGCCACCTTCGAAAAAAGACGTCATCAACTCGCCCTCTAGTCAAAATTCGCCGATCGATAGAAAGAAAATGGCGAAAACCACAAGGAAAATTTCGCCAGCAAGTGAATCGGATGATGTGGTTCGGATCCAGCAAGAAACGACGGATAAAAACGAATTTTTAGCGAAGATGGATCTGTCACCGCATTCCGAAAAACACAGGGAGGTTCCGAACAAGTCCAAGAAAGAATTACGGTGTAAACTGAACTTCGAAGACACCGATACCGAGCCACTCGATATGGACAGCGGAATTAAAAGCGACGATTTGCCATCTCCCAGAAAAACGGCGATAGAAAGGAGGAAACAGCAGATTGCACAAGGACGTGGCGTCGGAACGGATAAAAAAGTTGTGTCTCCTCATTTCGTCAAACCTTCCAAAGTTCCGGTGAGAAGCAAGAAAAAATTGCCATGCACTAAATTGGAGCTCCAGGATAGCGATACTGAACTGCTCCATACGGACGCTGGAATAAAAAACGACGCGATGGAAGGGATGAAACGCACATCGCCAAGAAGAAAACCTGCTGAAACCAGGGCTAGTGTCTCTCCCGACGATTCTAGGGAACCTAAAAGCTTCGGAAGTAAACACAAACGTGATATCGCCGAAGAAAATGTTCAGGAAATGAATATGGATAGTGGAATTTCGAATGGCAGTAGCGTgccaccttcaaacaaaaaagaaCATAATTTACCTGAGATTTATGTCCAGACATCAGAAATTCAAGAAACAGAGGCTTCTTCGCGGAAGACGCCTCAAGAAAACAACATCTCTTCATCTGAAATTTCAGCCGACGTATCTGAAGAATACTTTGCGAAACCTGTGGGTGTCCCCAAAAAGAGTAAAAAGAAACCCAAGTCGCCTATTTCGAAAAAAGACGCGGTGGTTGAGAAACAAGAGAAAAAGAAAGCGACGAAGAAACAGCCGAGTGCAAGagcgaaaaaaaataaagaagcaCCAGAGAAAAATGATTCGGAAGTAGGTGAGTAGCTTTATGCTTTATAGGCTTATGTCGAAGTCCATCGActaagtttttgtacatttcacataatttccaaaaaaaaaggtTGGTTTTGTTTAAGTGCTTCATCTTAGTTCATTTCAATTTCGATGGAGTGCCATGGAGCCGTCCACTGGGTGTCCCAGAATGAATGCACTCTAAAAAAATTTATCCCTTGCAGAAATGTCTTTTTTTTCAAGACTACGATTTTTGCAACaccgaattatacagggtgactttgtgactcgtacgaatattttaacagtagattcgtgggtccaaagaaacacttttttctataccattttttctgattcagccctgataaagaaatatagccattttaaattttaaatgtgccacccctggagaaacagaattaccttcagaatcactagctaaatttgtgacactacacatctgttgatcttgaacagagttgcattcagccaaagtacccaattttccgaatatcgcagatattttttatttctgaacatcaaattactcgaaaacgttcaaatattcattagatagtgtccaatttggtttcaagagttgggttcttcgaagtTTTGGTGTTTTTGTGGTACGTCATCATAGGATCATAGTGATGGTCATCAtaggaaaactgaaagacgtgggtgaaatCTTGTgatcggaaaagattcatcaaataaatgaaaaactatattccaaaattcatttcattcgatgataCCGTTCGTgacagaactaaaaataacatttttatggtttttcaacatgtATCTTTAAAATCGACtcgattcaaaaaaaatgttgaaggaaAGAAGgttattttttgacctcaagaatctactgttaaaatttttgtaccagtcgaagattcaccctgtatatattcttttgatatagagccaCATATTCCACGGCCAGAAGGTGTGCTAGGGCGTATTTACAACTTGTTTAGGCATTCATAATCTATGTTTTAATCTATAAAACTAATCTtcaattttgcaatttttttcagtCGTAAGGAGATCTAACAGAGAAAAGAAAGCTGTAGACCTCGATTTGTTCGCACGTATTATACAATATTCTGAGAAGGAAGTAAGAAAAAGTAAGATAATAATTTATCTGGATTCATATATTGAGACATACATAAACGTATTGAATAAGTTAAGAAATGAATACAGATATAGATGATATAAGTACATACCCATGACAATTGTGTCCTTTTCCAGATGCGGAATCGGCAGCAACCAGTTTGGTAAGTGAACAATCTAAAAATACATCAAAGTCGAGAAgcaataaaaaaacaacttcagCAGCCGCCAAAAACGTAGAAAAAAAAGAGTCGGCATCGAGAAAAACGAGAGCGTCCAGACAGGCGGAAAACGCACTTATCAAATCTAAAACGGATAAAAGTAAGGGTACCACAGAAGAAATTCCCGATGAGGTGGAGGCTCAGGGCTCATCGGAAAACATTGAAATTCCCGTgggtatgtattttttttttgaatggttcCTCAAGTTTTTAGTTTCTTCTAAATTGACAGTCTTCTTCTGCAGCGCCTAGTTCATCAGAAAACATGTCGACGGATGGAATATCTCCAGTGGAAAGTGATACTGGAACCTCCAATAGATCAGACACGGAGTCGATGGAGAAAAAAAAGTCACCCCCCAAAAAAAGACGCACTAGTCATTCTAAGCCTCCAacgaaaaagacgaaaaaaaaaactgcgcCTACCAGAGTTTCGACCAGAAAGAAGCCTACGAAGAATGGCATCGAACGCAGAATTGAAACGTCAGATCACGAAACCATTGAGAACGACGAAAGTACGCGAATTTCTTTCGGTGTATTTTTGGTACGTTTAAATTGGACCTTTTTTTCCAGACACGACGTTGGTTGAGATCGATTCACAGGGCGAATCATCTATGAAAACATCGGATTCGACGGAAAAACCATCGAATGTTTCTGGGACTGCAACGGAAGCTACCTCGACCATTGGGGAAGTGACAAGTGCTGCGGAAATACCGGATGTGTCAGTTGAAGAAGATGGGTCCGTAAAAGCCGCAGTGAAAAGAAAGAAAGCCGACGCTGAAAGTAAGACGAACAAGAGGAGAAGGAAGCATGGGACAATGGAAATGCCCAGCGATGAGCTGCCGGCAGATCCTTCGAGCACGATCGAAATCGATATCGAGGCCCACAGAGAGGTTTGGCAAACCATAGGTATGTACATTTCATTCAAATCTGtgtgagtcttcgacttgtaTGAGTATTTTAACAGTgtgttcttgaggtcaaaagaaacacttttttcctattccattttttcagaatcggctcggtttgaaagatacaggctgttgaaaaacgatgaaaaatgttatttttagttctatctcacaaacggttttatcgaattgaatgaatttctgaatacagtttttcatttatttgatgaatttttttagatcacaagatatcacctacgacttccagttttctcattatgactgttatgtaccataaaaataccaaaaattcgaagaacccaacccttgaaCCATATAACggcgtataatgcgccgttttcgagtaatttgaagttcaaacattgaaaagtatgtgtgaaattcggaaaattgggtactttggctgaattcaactctgtttAATTGATCCACAGATCTgtggtgtcatagattcagctatttattctgaagggaattttgtttcctcaggggtggcacaactctttaacttaaaatggctatatctttttatcagggccgaattggaaaaaatgttgtagggaaaaagtgtttcttttgtcaagaatcttctgttcgaatatttgtcaaagactcaccctgtatacactgctcaacaattcaTAGGGAGGACTTGTATCTTCCTCTTATGGCTTTGTTCTCCGTGTTTGCCTCACACATCGATTTTTTCAGCTGCGGATGTGGATAGGATTGGGAAAGGAGTCTCGGGGACTTACAGATTGACAAGCGCTTGTGGATTTTTAGCTCTGGCTCCGAAAAACACCCAATCGTTTGTCAACAACGAGAACGAACAGGTGAAGTATAACATTTATGACCTGAAATTCATGAGTTAACTCTTATCTTCTCTCCACCATACAGATTTATTTCCGACTGGAAGGAACGTATAATTTGATATTGGGAAACGCCTTGGTGAAGAACCCGCCTATTTTCATCATACCCAAAGGTGAATACGAAATTTCTTTTATTCGTGCTTGTTTTGACTAACATTTATTTAATTCGTACAAAGTGAACTGCTACTCGGGAAAAATTGATCAGAAAGAGTTAACTGTATGATTTAATTCCTACTTTGCATCTTATTTAATCGATTATCTTGTTTTTTTGTCGTGGATCTAACGATATTCCATATCCAAGTATAAGGGGTGTCCCAGATTCGATGCCCATCTCAGAAATTAAAATAACCGGATGGCATGTTTTCGAACTCTCTGAGAAACAAAAAACGGGGAAATACCTTCTATTTTATAGGTATACAGAGTGAGTTACCAGAATATTCgtgaggtcaaaacaaacaacttttaaaaatttttcatcattctctgtttctcgaaaaatgagcTTGGAAGAGTTTTGCTCTTACTCTTCTAGCCTCTGACATCGAATTGGGAACACCCAGTACAGAAATCTTGGAAAACACCATAGTTCAGGGCGCTCAAAATGAAATACCGAAAATCTAAAATCCTAGCACAGGAAGATATATAAGATTTGATAGTTTCAACAAAACCTTAGGAGGCCGTGTTTTTTCAAATGTAGTAAACCTATTTTTACCTATTCCTGACATATATTATCAGGATATATCGCCAATTTTTCGATCGAATTTCGCAGTTTGGAATTGATGCATGGGGTGAATGGCTTTAAATTTTAGTCGATATACCGATAAAGATCGGTTTCATAATAATAAAGTATTCTTACAGGTGTCCCAGCTGAATTGAGGAATACCGGTAAAAAACGTGTCTTATTTATGTATGCAATGAGGTGAACAGAAtttatttcaaagaaacatagttttacataattttttgtttgtttttataCCTTAGTATTTATTATCTATTGTTATACTGTCATTGCCAAATAAAACACATGTATAGTTTCCTGCTTTGCTCGCTTCTTGGTAAAAAGCGACGTGGGCAATACCTGATAACTAC
The nucleotide sequence above comes from Coccinella septempunctata chromosome 4, icCocSept1.1, whole genome shotgun sequence. Encoded proteins:
- the LOC123312364 gene encoding titin homolog isoform X2; protein product: MERNVNCSVGTESSESEVGETTNSPNFTALLNKARENICGAKNLHNIVDSVANDIKTNYRKSIVKRAVHPVLVCSTPFSTQKTKNEDSFSNFSTLSGLSDQPKNEKLPSNKEKKRREDINIEIGKPDISIKNQETKPEIVDPDEFIEISDQEQTLTENNVEEELKKNCSDKIESATSNVDISSNKEETKKNKKDDSKIIIVKEKSIDRTSRKKTRSPSEVKKSCIEYDYVTEDSEEESETVLERRKRREKFSAAFSNHKNRMVKVHKGRSLSRKSKKYVIITESSEDDRKQRRKHSVKNREGRVIRVPLSESDVEVKRIRKQRGISRSSRYKYHVVDTDTSISSEHSESDSSSYYESKKQYLKHKSEKKAKIRDKSRLHRPQFSQNVRREYSRGRRETKFLAVDDNHYRDKSKRLSRKDTFNLQSKTNRKKEKFRDIAHDISSSTIESTKTTKVVDLLSEIRNLLTVQKKEDSKGKNIVPEITNVANHDTIDNMNRKEMDFPVEAKKADMSTNQNLKKTKSDDADASNKIDINTNENVVKTKKTHNSDIVNKAHVKTNENLNKIKGDDTDVISRTHITTNENVKKAKRDNADIINKTHINTDENLKKVKRDNVDMITKRLVKTGENLNKIKGDDAGVINETHVNDEPNQNELEPPLTPLLLKLNKVIKDEDLQFYRVRMDLLREHNNKTKRKLLRKIARQPNSFEYNKKAKISLFRNNKRCKKKKYVCRKKLDDVLASLSKNSAKKNRRTNTIGVQTSLIKTLEDSQPNVRVTRSKDSPKSAEPNAVEHKKNSPLVKSPSEKNYLEKLRAEYISDSFEVSVVSTGAQSCEQNVIILQNLTVQKKRTEDDVVSSEDGEKVTGELLTKNKPRIPIHWAPLPCNVDDSSSENFNEDLELTQSVTSTESTYTPAIIMGKDAMKPAKVDRAEDALEFSKGRSPQDKLGKKGKGGKENQKPPSKKDVINSPSSQNSPIDRKKMAKTTRKISPASESDDVVRIQQETTDKNEFLAKMDLSPHSEKHREVPNKSKKELRCKLNFEDTDTEPLDMDSGIKSDDLPSPRKTAIERRKQQIAQGRGVGTDKKVVSPHFVKPSKVPVRSKKKLPCTKLELQDSDTELLHTDAGIKNDAMEGMKRTSPRRKPAETRASVSPDDSREPKSFGSKHKRDIAEENVQEMNMDSGISNGSSVPPSNKKEHNLPEIYVQTSEIQETEASSRKTPQENNISSSEISADVSEEYFAKPVGVPKKSKKKPKSPISKKDAVVEKQEKKKATKKQPSARAKKNKEAPEKNDSEVVVRRSNREKKAVDLDLFARIIQYSEKEVRKNAESAATSLVSEQSKNTSKSRSNKKTTSAAAKNVEKKESASRKTRASRQAENALIKSKTDKSKGTTEEIPDEVEAQGSSENIEIPVVFFCSA
- the LOC123312364 gene encoding titin homolog isoform X1; the protein is MERNVNCSVGTESSESEVGETTNSPNFTALLNKARENICGAKNLHNIVDSVANDIKTNYRKSIVKRAVHPVLVCSTPFSTQKTKNEDSFSNFSTLSGLSDQPKNEKLPSNKEKKRREDINIEIGKPDISIKNQETKPEIVDPDEFIEISDQEQTLTENNVEEELKKNCSDKIESATSNVDISSNKEETKKNKKDDSKIIIVKEKSIDRTSRKKTRSPSEVKKSCIEYDYVTEDSEEESETVLERRKRREKFSAAFSNHKNRMVKVHKGRSLSRKSKKYVIITESSEDDRKQRRKHSVKNREGRVIRVPLSESDVEVKRIRKQRGISRSSRYKYHVVDTDTSISSEHSESDSSSYYESKKQYLKHKSEKKAKIRDKSRLHRPQFSQNVRREYSRGRRETKFLAVDDNHYRDKSKRLSRKDTFNLQSKTNRKKEKFRDIAHDISSSTIESTKTTKVVDLLSEIRNLLTVQKKEDSKGKNIVPEITNVANHDTIDNMNRKEMDFPVEAKKADMSTNQNLKKTKSDDADASNKIDINTNENVVKTKKTHNSDIVNKAHVKTNENLNKIKGDDTDVISRTHITTNENVKKAKRDNADIINKTHINTDENLKKVKRDNVDMITKRLVKTGENLNKIKGDDAGVINETHVNDEPNQNELEPPLTPLLLKLNKVIKDEDLQFYRVRMDLLREHNNKTKRKLLRKIARQPNSFEYNKKAKISLFRNNKRCKKKKYVCRKKLDDVLASLSKNSAKKNRRTNTIGVQTSLIKTLEDSQPNVRVTRSKDSPKSAEPNAVEHKKNSPLVKSPSEKNYLEKLRAEYISDSFEVSVVSTGAQSCEQNVIILQNLTVQKKRTEDDVVSSEDGEKVTGELLTKNKPRIPIHWAPLPCNVDDSSSENFNEDLELTQSVTSTESTYTPAIIMGKDAMKPAKVDRAEDALEFSKGRSPQDKLGKKGKGGKENQKPPSKKDVINSPSSQNSPIDRKKMAKTTRKISPASESDDVVRIQQETTDKNEFLAKMDLSPHSEKHREVPNKSKKELRCKLNFEDTDTEPLDMDSGIKSDDLPSPRKTAIERRKQQIAQGRGVGTDKKVVSPHFVKPSKVPVRSKKKLPCTKLELQDSDTELLHTDAGIKNDAMEGMKRTSPRRKPAETRASVSPDDSREPKSFGSKHKRDIAEENVQEMNMDSGISNGSSVPPSNKKEHNLPEIYVQTSEIQETEASSRKTPQENNISSSEISADVSEEYFAKPVGVPKKSKKKPKSPISKKDAVVEKQEKKKATKKQPSARAKKNKEAPEKNDSEVVVRRSNREKKAVDLDLFARIIQYSEKEVRKNAESAATSLVSEQSKNTSKSRSNKKTTSAAAKNVEKKESASRKTRASRQAENALIKSKTDKSKGTTEEIPDEVEAQGSSENIEIPVAPSSSENMSTDGISPVESDTGTSNRSDTESMEKKKSPPKKRRTSHSKPPTKKTKKKTAPTRVSTRKKPTKNGIERRIETSDHETIENDENTTLVEIDSQGESSMKTSDSTEKPSNVSGTATEATSTIGEVTSAAEIPDVSVEEDGSVKAAVKRKKADAESKTNKRRRKHGTMEMPSDELPADPSSTIEIDIEAHREVWQTIAADVDRIGKGVSGTYRLTSACGFLALAPKNTQSFVNNENEQIYFRLEGTYNLILGNALVKNPPIFIIPKGVPAELRNTGKKRVLFMYAMR